The genome window GCTCAACGTTTCTGATTCACTTTCTGTCGTCGAATACCAACGCGGAAGTGACAGAGAAACAGCGCTTGCTGGAAGCCCTGGAAGGTGCCCAACAGGCTACAATGCTGCTGGAGCACATGATGCGGGACATTCAGTTGCTCGAACTAAAGCGCGAAATTCAAACAAAAGCCAGTTCGGACATCGACCAGCAGCAGCGCGACTATTTCTTGCGGCAGCAGATCAAAGTTCTTCAGGATGAATTGGGCATGGATACGCCCGACCGGGACCTGGAAGAAATTCGTCTGAAAGCAGCCCGTAAAAAATGGCCGGATGCCGTTAAGGCCCATTTTGATAAAGAACTGAATAAGCTCCAGCGCATCAATCCCATGGCTCCGGAATACCCGGTGACCATGAATTACATTGAGTTGATGGTTGAATTGCCGTGGAATGAATATACCAAAGACAATTTCGACCTTAAACGCGCTCAGAAAATTCTGGACTCCGATCACTTCGGTCTGGAAAAAGTGAAGGAACGCATGATTGAGTACCTGGCCGTTCTGAAGCTTACCAACGATTTGAAAGCGCCCATTTTGTGCCTGTATGGCCCTCCGGGCGTTGGTAAAACATCGTTAGGCCGTTCGGTGGCCAAAGCCTTAGGACGCAAATACGTTCGGATGGCACTCGGCGGCGTTCATGACGAAGCTGAAATTCGGGGACACCGCAAAACGTATATTGGCGCCATGCCGGGCAAGATTATTCAGAATTTGAAAAAAGCCGCTTCATCAAGCCCGGTCTTTATTCTGGATGAAATTGACAAGGTAAGCGCCGACTTTCGGGGGGATCCATCGGCGGCTTTGCTCGAGGTGCTAGACCCTGAGCAAAACTCGACCTTCATGGATAATTACCTGGATGTGGAGTATGACTTGTCGAAAGTCCTGTTTATCGCTACAGCTAACTCACTGGATACCATTCACCCCGCCCTGCGCGACCGGATGGAAATCATTGAGGTAACGGGGTATACAGTCGAGGAAAAAATTCAGATTGCCAAGAAATACCTGTTCCCTAAACAGCGCAAAATTCACGGCCTGAAACCGAAAGATTTAGTGATTGAAGACAAGGCGCTTCAACGAATTATCGACGGTTACACGCGCGAATCAGGCGTTCGGAACCTGGAACAAAAGGTTGGCGCGCTGGTGCGGAAAGTGGCCAAGTCGATTGCGATGGAAGAAGACTATCCGAAAACGATCAAATCGGCGGATATTCCTAAACTGCTGGGTGCTGAGATTTTCGACCGTGACTTGTATACGGATGACGATGTAGCCGGAATTGTTACCGGACTGGCGTGGACACAGGTGGGCGGCGAAATTCTGTTCATTGAGTCGAGCTTGAGCCGGGGAAAAGGAAACCTGACCCTGTCGGGCCAACTGGGCGACGTTATGAAAGAATCAGCCGTTACGGCACTTTCTTATTTGAAAGCCCACGCGGACGAATTGAACATTGATTACCGCCTGTTCAATCATTACGACCTGCATATTCACATTCCGGCGGGCGCGGTGCCAAAAGATGGCCCGTCTGCGGGGATTACCATGCTTACCTCCATCGCTTCGATTTATACCCAACGCAAGGTAAAACCGTTTTTGGCCATGACAGGGGAAATCACCCTGCGCGGCAAAGTTCTTCCGGTTGGTGGTATTAAAGAGAAGATTCTGGCGGCAAACCGGGCGGGCGTGCGTGAAATCCTGATGTGTTCTAAAAACGGAAAAGACGTTCAGGAAATCAACCAGAATTACATCAAAGACCTGACAATCCATTACGTTGATAATGTTAATCAGGTGCTGGAAACGGCGCTGTTGCCGGAGAAAGTACGTCGTCCGATGAATTTTGTATTTCCCGACGAGAAAGAGCGGGAACTGGAGAAAGTAACTTACTGATAAATTTTTTTATCGACCCCAAAACAGCTTTTCGTCGCACGATGAAAGCTGTTTTGGGGTAATTTTTTGCCTATGATACCACTCCCTTCGTCATTCCGCGAACGCCTGCAAACCCAATTAGGTGAGGCTTATCCGGACTTTGAAGTGGCTCTTAACCAGCCTGCCCCGGTCAGTATTCGGATTAATCCGGCCAAACCCAGGCTTAATACGGATGGACTGGAACGCGTACCGTGGTGTGATACGGGCTTTTACTTACCCGAAAGGCCCGTTTTTACCCTTGATCCGTTGTTCCAGGCAGGCGCGTATTATGTGCAGGAGGCATCATCCATGTTGCTTGCTGAAGCGGTGAAGCAAACAGTTAATTTGAGTAAGCCGCTCCGTGTTTTGGATTTGTGCGCCGCGCCAGGTGGAAAAAGCACCTTGCTGGCTTCCTTGCTTTCAGACAAAAGTCTGCTGGTTTGCAACGAGGTGATTCGCACCCGCGTGCCCATTCTGCGGGAAAATATAGAAAAGTGGGGGTTTCCAAACGTGGTAATCAGCAATCACGATCCCGAAGATTTCAGCGGATTGGCAGGCTTTTTCGACCTCGTGCTGGTCGATGCGCCCTGCTCAGGCGAAGGTTTGTTTCGGAAAGATCCCAAAGCAGTGGCCGAATGGTCGGAAGCCAGTGTCCAGCTCTGCGCCCTGCGGCAACAACGCATTCTAACCGAAGCCATGTCGCTAGTCAGCGAACGCGGTGTGCTTCTCTACAGCACTTGTACTTATAACGACGAGGAAAACGTACAAAATGCAGCGATGCTGGCCGAGCAGGGTTTTCAAAGTATCCCGCTGGACTTTCCTGCTGGCTGGGGAATCACCGAAAAAAAATCAGGTGATTTAACGGGTTACCAATGTTATCCGCATAAAGTCAAAGGCGAAGGCTTTTTTCTGAGCGTATTTCGTCGCAAAAGCTCGACCGGATTACTCCCTAATTTACCCCGCAATTTTAAATCGTTTAAGCCTTTGCAGCCTAAACAGCAGGCCGCCTTACAGCCTTTTTTGCAGAATCCAACCCAATACTCTTTTTACGTAAAGCCCAACGGTGACTTGCTGTCGCTTCCGACCGCGTTGACAGCCGACTTTCTGAGACTGGATGTTGCCTTACGCAACAAAGGAATGGGCCTGGATTTAGGTACGTTCAAAGGCACTGACTTTATTCCATCGCACGCGCTGGCTTTGAGTTCGATTGTTTCCCCACAAATCCTAGGTGTTGACTTGACCAAAGAAGATGCGCTGCGGTATTTCAAAAAGGAAAATCTGATTTTGCAGGAACCAGCAAAAGGGTGGTTGCTAGCCAAATACGAGGGCCTCAATCTTGGCTGGTTAAAAGGCGTTGGTAACCGCGTCAATAATTACCTGCCCAAAGACTGGCGCATCCGAATGGACATCGAATAAGCGCTTGATTTCGGCGATGTTGTGATAAGCTGGTAATAGTATAAAAGTAGTTTGCCGAAAAATCATCATCTTTGTCAATAAAACTCAATTATTTTCAAGATACAGAATGGCTTACGGATTATTGAAAGGAAAGCGCGGTATCATTACCGGTGCGCTGGATGAGAAATCAATCGCCTGGAAAGTGGCGCTGAAGGCAAAAGAAGAAGGGGCTACGTTTACGTTATCGAACGCACCCATTGCCATGCGGATGGGCGCCATCAAAAGCCTAGCCGAGCAGTGCGAAGCTGAAATCATACCCGCCGATGCAACTTCAGTAGAAGATATTGAAAATCTTTATACCAAATCCGTGGATGTGCTGGGCGGCAAAATCGACTTTGTTCTCCACTCCATTGGAATGAGCCCGAATGTCCGGAAAGGTAAGGCTTACGGTGACCTGAATTACGAGTGGTACCAAAAGAGCATCGATATTTCGGCGCTGTCTTTCCACCGCCTGATGCAGGTTGGCGAGAAAATGGATGTCATCAATGACTGGGGCTCGTTTGTCGCCTTGACGTATACCGCCGCTCAACGCGCATTTGCATTCTATTCGGATATGGCTGACGCAAAAGCCGCTCTGGAATCCATTGCTCGTAGCTATGGCTACCGGTTTGGCAAGCTCAAAAACGTTCGGGTTAACACGGTTTCCCAATCGCCAACGGTAACAACGGCGGGATCGGGCATTGGTGGCTTTAACGATTTCTACAGCTTTGCGGATAAAATGTCGCCACTGGGCAACGCCTCGGCGGAAGATTGCGCGAACTACGTCGTGACGCTGTTCTCCGACCTGACCCGGATGGTGACCATGCAAAACCTCTTCCACGACGGCGGTTTCTCTATGACTGGCGTCTCCCAAGACGTAATGGACATGATTCAGGCTAGCCAGCAGCAACAGCAGCAATAAAAATTCATTTCAGGAGCGAAGCTCTAACGCTTCGCTCCTGAATTATATCAATTCTCTTACCTGAATCCGGCTGTTCCCATCCAGCCCTTTTTCTACCTGAATCTGCACGCTGATCCGCTCCTTGATCTCGTGGCGGTGCGAAATAATTCCAATTGTCTTTTGGCTATCCTGCTGCAATCGTTCCAGCATTACAATGGCTGTGTCGAGTGTTTCCGGGTCGAGCGTTCCGAAGCCTTCATCAATAAAGAGGCTTTCAATCTGCACATTCTGTGACGCCAAATCGGATAAGCCTAACGCCAACGCCAGACTAAGCGTAAAGGTCTCCCCACCCGACAAGCTGGATACCGAGCGTTCTTTGCTGCCCTGGTACTGATCAACAACGTACAGTTCTTCCTGCCCATCGTGGGGCTTAAGCAGCAGGTAGCGATCCGTTAGGTCTTTCAAACGACGGTTGGCGAGGCCAATCAACTGCGCCAGGGTCAATCCCTGAGCAAATTTACTGTATTCATCGCCGCGTGCGCTGCCAATCAACCGGTTCAGATCACGCCAGGGCCGGGCTTCGGTTTCCAGTTTTTGTAAGTCTTTGGACAGCCGCTTCAACTTCTGTCGGTTCTCACCATCCTCGTCCAGTTGCCGTTTGTAATAGCCAACTTGCTCGCGATTTTTCTGCACGCTGGCCCGCAAAGTGCGCAAATGTTGCATGACCTCTTCCATCGGTAGCCCGTTCTGGCGGCTTGCTATAGCCTGTTCCTGTTTTGTCTGCTCATCCTGGCGCTTGCTTTTAATTTCGTTTGCCTCCCGTTCCAGCACCGTTTTCTGGTCCCGCAAAGCCTGAAGCGTTCGGCTATCCAGCAGACTGGCCCGGGCCTGAGCCGGAGAAGCAAATCCCCGTCTTTCCAATTGGGGCAGCAGGGTCTGGGTCAATGTCGCATATTGCCTATCGAACTCCGCAAAGGCATCGGTTGCGTTTTGTAACAGTTGGCTTTGGGTAGCCTGGAGCGATTGGGATTTTGTAAAGTTATTGACCAGGTTTTCACAGACCTCTCGGCTATCGTCGCCGACGTATAATTTTTCCTTTTCCAGCTTTAACCGCTGTGCTTCCCGCATGCTCTCCTGAACCAGGCCAAAGTCATCGGTTAACCGGCGCAAGGTCGTATCCTGTTCCCACAACGATTGCAGTACGGCTAAATCCGCTCGTTTGGCATTGGCTAGTTTGTGCTGGTCTTTCACCTGCTCTGCCGACAAAGAGGTGTCTAGCGCCAGGGTCGTTAGCTGTTGGGCAATCTCCGTTCTCTTTTTTGAATACAGGTCCCGTAATTCCTTACGCTGGTTGACAAAAGCATTCTGGTCAGCCTCAGCGATCAGAAGCTGGCTTTTCAGCTCGTCAAACTGCTTCTTTTTGGCGTTCCAGTCGGAGGATACCAACTGAAGTTCCAGCTCTAGTTTCCCGGTTTGATTGATGTAATGCTGCGCATACGGATGTTCCAGCGAACCACACAACAGACACGGTTCCCCCGCCCGCAGTGCTTTTCTTAACTCTTCAAAATCGGCTTCCTGCGCCAAACGAATTTTATCCTCTTCAAGCTGCTTTTTCTTTTTGTCGAGTGCCTCTAATTCCTCCGCATATTGCGCTAAGACAGGCGTTTTATTTCCGATAAACTGGCTTTGTTTCTCAATTTTCTGATTGAGCGTCATGCCATCTCCCAGACGGTCCTGCTGCTGCTTCAGTGCCTCGTAGAGCAATAACAAGTTGTTCTCCTGATCAATTAACAGAGCCACATCGCGCTGGATATTTTCCGGATTAAGCATCGGATATTCCTGCTCCAACTGCACCAGTTCAACACCAATGGTTTTATGGCGCTCCGCAATCAGGCGGGTTGTGGCATCAATGTCTTTGGGATCTAACGACCGAATCCAGGTTTCCTTGGCGGCCTCAATCGTTTCCTTGATAGCTTTGAACGGCTTCTGGGCGTTTTCCCGCTCCGCTTTAAGTTGCTGCGTCAGCTTCAGAATTGTTTCCCGAAAGGTATCGATGTCGCGCACAAAGGTTTCTGCCGAAAGCCGCGATTGGCCCGTCAAAGTTTGGGCTTTGGTAACCAAGCTGGTAATCTGGCCGGCTAGTACTCCTGATTCCTTACGCGCTCTTTCTTGATTCTCTCTTTCGCGATTGCGGTTGGTTTCAATCCCGGTCAGATTTGCTAATTCGCCGGATAAATCAGCCACCGCTTCGTGGCGGTTGAGCCGCTCCGCTTCCACGCCGAAAGCTTCCTGCTTCTGGCGCAACAGAGCCTCCCGCTTGTTCAGCAAAGCGAGCTGTGCGTCGGCTTCCGCTACTTTCTGGAGTATTTTCTCCTCACTCTCCCAAAACAGGATTTCCTTTCCCTCCTGTTCCAGTTGGTCATTCAGCGCCTTTTGCTCTTTTTTCAGGTTTTCAACGGCTTCGCTACTCAACACCTGAATAACGTCAATTTCCTTCTGCTTTTCAGCCACCTCTTTATCAAATTGCCGACTGATTTCGTGCGCTCGCTGGCTTAACTGGCGGTAAATTTCCGTGCCGGTGATGCGCTCCAGCATTTTGCTTCGCTCACCTGCTCTGGCTTTCAGAAACTGGTCGAATGCTCCCTGCGCCAAGACAATTGACCGCACAAACTGATCATACGTCAAGCCAATCAGCTCTTCGTTTTTCGCCGGAAAATCACGCAAATTTTTAATAGCAAATAACTCACCCTCAGACTTTTCATCTTTTAGGTGGGCCACTTCCATCTCGTAATTATTCCAATTGCCGTTCCGATTTTTGGCAATCGACCATTTTGATCGGTATGTCTGGTCGTTTACTTCGTATTCAACCTCCGCATACGCCACCGATTTAGGTTCGTGGGCGGCCTGCTGGTTGACGATGAGGCCTTCTTCGGTAATGTTTGCCAGTGAGATCGCGCCGGAAATGCGGGGAATCCGGTTAAAAAGCGCTAGAGTGATGACGTCGAGTAGCGTACTTTTTCCGGCCCCGGTCGGTCCAGAAATAACGAACAGGCCCGTGCTGCTTAATAAGCCTTCGGTAAACCGGATCGGTTCGTGCTCACCGTAAAAAGAATTGATGTTACGAAAGCGTATTTGCCGAATCTTCATGCGAAATCAAAGCGGATTGTTCCGTTACGAGGCGGTATAATTGTTTGTAGGTTTCCAGTAAAAGCTCCCGGTCATTGCCTTCAGTCTGCGCGTTGTCCAGACGACGCGCAAAGACATCCAAATAGGATAAATCCTGCAAATGGGTATCGGCTACGTACAAGGATTCCAGCCCTTGCAGTCTATTTTTAAAAATGAGTCGCGACTTAGCCACTAAAAAAGAGGCGTCGGCATAGTCGCGTTGTAGCTGCTCAAAATGCGTTCGGGCGCTTAAGGTTTCGTTTTCCTCTTCCACCAGCACTTCGACCAGCGTAGGCAGGTGCTCGTCTACGCTTTCAATTGAACCCAACATTTCCCGGACATACTCCAACGGACCAGAAACGTGCCGAAGCGTTCGGTTACGCGGCACGGGAATGGTTTCAACCGCCGTTACTTGGCCGTTTTCTACGGTCAATTCCAGCAATTGGTGGTGATTATTTCGCTCACTGAAGCTAAGCGGCAACGGCGAACCACTGTAACGCACGGTATCGGAAGCGCCAATTTTTTGCGGCACGTGAATATGACCCAAAGCAACATAATTAAAGCCGCCCGGAAAATGTTCGGATGAAAAAGCCGCCTGACCTCCCACCGAATGGATTTCGCGTTCGCTTTCGGGAGAAATAGAAGCACCATTGACATAGAGGTGGCCCATCGCCAATACCGGAACGTCTTTGTATTCGGTATGGCAAAAATCGCTGATGCGTTCGTAGTGGTTGCGAATCCCCATGCGCACGGCTTCCAGCCGGTCTTCGTAGGTCTGACCAGAAACCGATTGACGCAAATCGGCGTCTCGAAGGTAAGGCACGGCAGCAACCAGCAGGTCCGTTGAGCCAGTTGCCAGCCGAATCACTTCCTCCCGGCAGTCGCCATTCGTGCAGCCCACCACGTGAATGTTCAGGTGTCGAAGCAATTCCCGGGGTGCATTCAGCTTACTCGCCGAATCGTGGTTGCCTCCCGTTATAATGATTTTCCGCTGGAGCGGCAGCATCTTGGTCAGGAACTGGTAATACAACGACATCGAGCCGTCATTCGGGTTTGTGGTGTCAAATACGTCCCCGGAAATGAGCAGGACATCGATCTCCCGTTGCTCTATTGTCTCCGCCAGCCAGTCCAGAAAACGAACGTGATCGTCGCGCAGGTCGTGTTTATACAGCCGTTTTCCCAGATGCCAATCGGCCGTGTGCAGAATCTTCATGCCTTCTTAAACTTCTTTCCAACCGGAAGTTAGCCAAAATTCTGCTAAGGCTTCAAAATAAATGTCTGGTTCGGACATAATTCCAGGCCAAAAAATACCTTTACTTTTGTTCTTCTTTTACAGAGAGCGATATGCGTATCCAGAAGTGGCGATCGTAGTTACTCTTAGGGAATGAATTTCAATTAACAGTAGCATAACTTCTTACGAATAAATGGAAAATCCTGTTTTAATATTTGGGGCTGGCAGCCTGGGTGTAACCGCTCTGGATATTTTTCAACGGAATAGCGTCGTGGTGTACGGTCTGCTCGACGACAACAAGGAATTGCACGGCAAAGAATTTGGTGACATTACGGTTTTGGGCGAAACGGATGACGATGGCTTTCTGAAGCTGATCGGTCAAAAGTGCGAAGCATTCGTTGCGGTTGGCGATACGCGGGTACGGAAGCGCCTCGTGAAAATGCTTAACGACCGGCGGCACATTCAGCCCGTTAACGCCATCCACGATAAAGCCATCGTATCGACACTGGCGGCTATTGGCCACGGTAATTTGATCAGCGCCAATACATTGATTAATGCATTCGCTACCATTGGACAACATTGCATTCTTCAATCGGGCGTCGTGATCGAAGCACAGGCGAGCCTGGGCGATTTTGTCCACGTGGGTACAGGCAGCCTGATTAATTCGGGGGTAACGGTTGAGGAAGGCGCTTTTATCGGCACTGGCGTGACCATTGTTGCCGGTGTGACCATCGGAAAAGGCGCGCGGATTGGAGCAGGCTCCGTTGTTATTGAAAACGTTGGCGCAGGAACAACCGTCTTCGGGAATCCAGCTCAAAAGGTTTAAGAAGCAGTCAGCCTGGGCGATTCTCCAGGCTGACACTTATTTTTTTACTCTACGTATAGTTCAACATTGGCCAGAAAATCCTGGTACGTCCGCTCGATCCCCTCCTGTAATTCAGTCGTGTGTTTCCATCCGAAGCTGTGCAGCCGGGATACATCCATGAGTTTACGGGGTGTTCCGTCGGGTTTGTCGGTATTCCAGTGTACTTCGCCCTGGTAGCCAACCACCGTTTGTACCATTTCAACCAGTTCGCGGATCGTTACATCTTCGCCCGTACCAATGTTTACAAACAACTCGTCGTTATAGGTTTCCATCAAAAATACGCAGGCTTCGGCCAGGTCGTCAGCATGCAGAAATTCCCGACGCGGCGAGCCTGTCCCCCAAACTTCCACAAAAGGAACGCTGTTTACTTTCGCCTCGTGAAACTTCCGGATCAGGGCTGGCAGTACGTGTGAGCCTTGTAGGTCGTAGTTATCATTGGGACCATACAGGTTCGTTGGCATGGCCGAAATAAAGTTTGCTCCGTATTGGCTGCGGTAGGCTTCGCACAACTTAATACCGGCAATTTTAGCGATGGCGTACGGTTCGTTCGTTGGTTCCAGAAAACCGCTCAGCAGGTATTCTTCTTTCAGCGGTTGCGGAGCCAGTTTTGGATAAATACAAGATGACCCTAAGAACAGCAACTTCTTGACGTCATTCTGGTAAGCACTATGAATGATATTCGCTTCAATCATTAAATTCTCATACAGAAACTGAGCGCGGTAGGTGTTGTTAGCCACGATCCCACCTACTTTTGCCGCTGCCAGAAAAACATAATCTGGCTTTTCTGTTTGAAAAAACTCCTCAACCAGCGCCTGGTTCCGCAGATCTAGTTCGGAGGAGGTGCGGGTTACAATATTTGTAAAGCCTTCCGACTCCAGTTTCCGTACAATAGCCGATCCTACCATTCCGCGGTGTCCGGCTACATAAATTTTAGCGTGTTTTTCCACAATGAGTTAATTTTGAGAAAGATTGGAACGATTTCAAGCGAAATAAAACCGGTCTTCAATCGTTCCAAATATAACAAAGAACCGGCGTATTTTATTACCGATGATTCGAATTGCTTTAGTTGGTCTCCTGTTCATTATCACTGAACAAACGCTTGTTGCCCAAACTCCGGCTACGACTACCCAGCCCGATGCGCTGACTACTTCGGCACGCCCTACGGCTATTCCCGAAGCCAAGAAAACATCAATCCTGACTACGGTTGAGCAAACGCTTGGCGTTGAAGGGACGGTTAAAAGAACCAAAGACGAGGTCAAAAGAACCAAAGACGACGTTAAAAAAACGGTTAATAATACCAAAGAGGAGTTCAAGAAGACCGTTAATTCAACTAAGGATCAGGCAGAAAAAGCAGCCGAATACGCCAAAGGGGAAGCGCAGAAACTAGACGAATTTGCAACTGAGACCCTGCCCGATTTAGGATTAAAATTAAGCCAGGCAAAGAAAGAAAACACGGAAAAAAAGAAAAAAAGCAAGCTACTCCGCACCGAATACGAAGGTTTGCCCATTACCGAAGCGTACACCAAATTTGGTAGCGGGGATAAAACCATTATCGAAAAATTTACCGTTCTGAAACAGTTTCGGCAACCGAGTCCGTATGTTCGGGAGATTTACTGGTACGATGCCAAGGAACAGCGCGTGCGCTATTCGGTCATTAAAGACAAAGAAAAATCGTTTATCCTGCACGGCCCCTACAAGCGCTACCAGAACGGCAATCTGATTGAAGAAGGTTACTATTATGTGGGCGCTAAAGATGGTCGCTGGGAGCGATACGACGGAAATTTTATGCTCTCCGATAAAGTCCGGTACTCCCGTGGTTTTCCGGCTGAATCACAAATTACCTACTACGACTCCACACATACAAAAATCAAGGAAGTGCTGCCTAAAGAATACGGAAAGCTGCACGGCACGTATTTCGCCTTTTATGAATCTGGTCAGTTAGCCGCCGAAGGCCGCTACGACAATGGCACCAAAGTAGGCCGCTGGACGGAATATTACCCCCACCGCCGGGCCAAGAAAAAAACGACACAGTACGCTCCTAGCCGCTGGGAAGACGATTTTGAACCTTACTTAATTGGAGAGTGGGACGAAAAAGGCAAAGTCGTGTACGAGCGTCCCAAGGAGAAAGTAATTGCGGAAGAAGAGCAATAAGTTAAAACCAGCTTTTAACGAGCGGTAAGGCTTTTTCTGCCCACTGGCGATACATTTTTCCGGAGAAATGCAACTGATCGTCTGCTATTTGCGACAGATCGCCGCTCGCCGTTCGGGAGATCGGCGTAATATCAACGTACGCAATACCAGCCTTCTGGCATTCTTCCCGCGCCACAGCATTAAACGCATCAATTTCGGTAGCAATCTTCTGTCGGTTCTGGCTGGCAGCAAACGGCGTTACGCCCCAATCAGGAGTCGATAGAACAAATACCCGCGCTTTGTTGCCCCCTGCATATTGAGTTGCCGTTTGGAGCAACGCATTAAATTCGCTGCGGTATTTTTCCAGGCTCTGCCCCCGGTATTGGTTGTTGACGCCAATAAGCAGCGAGACCAGGTTGTACGTTTTGGTGTTGCCAGAACTCTTGATGGCAGCTTGCAGCTCTTCCGTCGTCCAGCCGGTTCGGGCAATGATGTCTGGATTCGCTACATTAACGCCCTGTTCGCGCAGCATCGTGGCCAGTTGAACACTCCAACGATCCGTTTCCGGTACGCTCTCGCCGATGGTATACGAATCGCCCAGCGAAAGAAACGTGTATTGAGGCGAATTGTTCGTCATCGATTTTTCGTCAACCTGGGTGCAGGCCAGCAAAAGAAGAAGGGGCAGAAATTTAACGAAGAGACACAAAGGCTGAAGCACGATATATAAGGCAAAATAGATCACCTTATAAACTAAAAGTCGATGATATGGTTCACGTTAAGCGAGCACCTACCATCGACTTGGAAATTGCATAACGTTTAGCGGCGCTTTAGCTTGGCCTCGATTGTCTGCTGGGTATGCGGCACGGCGCGCAGACGTTCTTTCGGGATCAATTTGCCGGTATCAATACAGACGCCGTATGTTCCATTTTTAATCCGTACTAAAGCGGCATCTAGTTGTTGAATGAACTTTTGCAAGCGAGCGGCTAATTGGCTCAGGTTTTCACGCTCACTGGTGTCAGCCCCGTCCTCTAATAGCTTCGATGTTCCCGACGTATTGTCGGTACCACTATCGTTACGCTTACTGAGTGTTTCCTTGATGTAATTAAGCTCACTCCGAGAGGCATCGAGCTTTTGGTTAATCAAAATTTCAAACTCTTTCAGTTCTTCCTCCGAGTAACGCTTCTTTTCTTCCTGAACCATGAGGAGTAATGTTTGTAAAAGTGGTGGTTACCAAACGGTGTTGTTTAA of Tellurirhabdus bombi contains these proteins:
- a CDS encoding enoyl-ACP reductase FabI, which produces MAYGLLKGKRGIITGALDEKSIAWKVALKAKEEGATFTLSNAPIAMRMGAIKSLAEQCEAEIIPADATSVEDIENLYTKSVDVLGGKIDFVLHSIGMSPNVRKGKAYGDLNYEWYQKSIDISALSFHRLMQVGEKMDVINDWGSFVALTYTAAQRAFAFYSDMADAKAALESIARSYGYRFGKLKNVRVNTVSQSPTVTTAGSGIGGFNDFYSFADKMSPLGNASAEDCANYVVTLFSDLTRMVTMQNLFHDGGFSMTGVSQDVMDMIQASQQQQQQ
- a CDS encoding RsmB/NOP family class I SAM-dependent RNA methyltransferase, yielding MIPLPSSFRERLQTQLGEAYPDFEVALNQPAPVSIRINPAKPRLNTDGLERVPWCDTGFYLPERPVFTLDPLFQAGAYYVQEASSMLLAEAVKQTVNLSKPLRVLDLCAAPGGKSTLLASLLSDKSLLVCNEVIRTRVPILRENIEKWGFPNVVISNHDPEDFSGLAGFFDLVLVDAPCSGEGLFRKDPKAVAEWSEASVQLCALRQQRILTEAMSLVSERGVLLYSTCTYNDEENVQNAAMLAEQGFQSIPLDFPAGWGITEKKSGDLTGYQCYPHKVKGEGFFLSVFRRKSSTGLLPNLPRNFKSFKPLQPKQQAALQPFLQNPTQYSFYVKPNGDLLSLPTALTADFLRLDVALRNKGMGLDLGTFKGTDFIPSHALALSSIVSPQILGVDLTKEDALRYFKKENLILQEPAKGWLLAKYEGLNLGWLKGVGNRVNNYLPKDWRIRMDIE
- the lon gene encoding endopeptidase La, which translates into the protein MNFNKLPDTQVWLAPADFDDNLEMIPLGSAEDSDDDYVVPNELPILPVRNTVLFPGMVIPVTVGRQKSIRLVKKAYKGNRIIGVVAQLNQQKDEPTADDLYKLGTVAYIIKMITLPDGNITIIIQGKKRFEIQNFLQEEPFLTASVRQIDDHFPNPTKKESKALIQSLKEAAYKIMRLNPEIPQEARIALDNIESSTFLIHFLSSNTNAEVTEKQRLLEALEGAQQATMLLEHMMRDIQLLELKREIQTKASSDIDQQQRDYFLRQQIKVLQDELGMDTPDRDLEEIRLKAARKKWPDAVKAHFDKELNKLQRINPMAPEYPVTMNYIELMVELPWNEYTKDNFDLKRAQKILDSDHFGLEKVKERMIEYLAVLKLTNDLKAPILCLYGPPGVGKTSLGRSVAKALGRKYVRMALGGVHDEAEIRGHRKTYIGAMPGKIIQNLKKAASSSPVFILDEIDKVSADFRGDPSAALLEVLDPEQNSTFMDNYLDVEYDLSKVLFIATANSLDTIHPALRDRMEIIEVTGYTVEEKIQIAKKYLFPKQRKIHGLKPKDLVIEDKALQRIIDGYTRESGVRNLEQKVGALVRKVAKSIAMEEDYPKTIKSADIPKLLGAEIFDRDLYTDDDVAGIVTGLAWTQVGGEILFIESSLSRGKGNLTLSGQLGDVMKESAVTALSYLKAHADELNIDYRLFNHYDLHIHIPAGAVPKDGPSAGITMLTSIASIYTQRKVKPFLAMTGEITLRGKVLPVGGIKEKILAANRAGVREILMCSKNGKDVQEINQNYIKDLTIHYVDNVNQVLETALLPEKVRRPMNFVFPDEKERELEKVTY
- a CDS encoding SbcC/MukB-like Walker B domain-containing protein, whose translation is MKIRQIRFRNINSFYGEHEPIRFTEGLLSSTGLFVISGPTGAGKSTLLDVITLALFNRIPRISGAISLANITEEGLIVNQQAAHEPKSVAYAEVEYEVNDQTYRSKWSIAKNRNGNWNNYEMEVAHLKDEKSEGELFAIKNLRDFPAKNEELIGLTYDQFVRSIVLAQGAFDQFLKARAGERSKMLERITGTEIYRQLSQRAHEISRQFDKEVAEKQKEIDVIQVLSSEAVENLKKEQKALNDQLEQEGKEILFWESEEKILQKVAEADAQLALLNKREALLRQKQEAFGVEAERLNRHEAVADLSGELANLTGIETNRNRERENQERARKESGVLAGQITSLVTKAQTLTGQSRLSAETFVRDIDTFRETILKLTQQLKAERENAQKPFKAIKETIEAAKETWIRSLDPKDIDATTRLIAERHKTIGVELVQLEQEYPMLNPENIQRDVALLIDQENNLLLLYEALKQQQDRLGDGMTLNQKIEKQSQFIGNKTPVLAQYAEELEALDKKKKQLEEDKIRLAQEADFEELRKALRAGEPCLLCGSLEHPYAQHYINQTGKLELELQLVSSDWNAKKKQFDELKSQLLIAEADQNAFVNQRKELRDLYSKKRTEIAQQLTTLALDTSLSAEQVKDQHKLANAKRADLAVLQSLWEQDTTLRRLTDDFGLVQESMREAQRLKLEKEKLYVGDDSREVCENLVNNFTKSQSLQATQSQLLQNATDAFAEFDRQYATLTQTLLPQLERRGFASPAQARASLLDSRTLQALRDQKTVLEREANEIKSKRQDEQTKQEQAIASRQNGLPMEEVMQHLRTLRASVQKNREQVGYYKRQLDEDGENRQKLKRLSKDLQKLETEARPWRDLNRLIGSARGDEYSKFAQGLTLAQLIGLANRRLKDLTDRYLLLKPHDGQEELYVVDQYQGSKERSVSSLSGGETFTLSLALALGLSDLASQNVQIESLFIDEGFGTLDPETLDTAIVMLERLQQDSQKTIGIISHRHEIKERISVQIQVEKGLDGNSRIQVRELI